The Candidatus Bathyarchaeota archaeon genome contains the following window.
GCCGAAGATGATGAAGATCATGCTTACAGGCTATCCAAGCCTGGAAAATGCGGTGAAATCCCTAAACCTGGGGGCAGACGCCTTTCTCATGAAACCTGTGAACCCGAAGGAGCTCCTAAAGGTTGTGGAGGAAAAACTCCGAGAGCAAACTGAAATGGAGATGCTGAGCGAAGATAAGGTCAAACAATGGATGGAAACACGGTTAAAGAAGCTCAAGAGGTCGGAGGAGCGGTGAAGTGTGATCCAAGAATAACCTCGAGCAAACCAAGCTTGAACAATGTCGATTCCAACCCTTGAAGTGATGTGGGGTTGACCATCACCAAGGAATGGTTGATACAGCTTGCGAAGAAGCATGGCGTAACGGATGCCACCAAACT
Protein-coding sequences here:
- a CDS encoding response regulator, whose protein sequence is MEEVKTILIVDDDKAILRSLKAILEMKGYEVETAETGKEAIEKSRKKIYNLAILDIKLPDMEGTELLVKMHETMPKMMKIMLTGYPSLENAVKSLNLGADAFLMKPVNPKELLKVVEEKLREQTEMEMLSEDKVKQWMETRLKKLKRSEER